The Antechinus flavipes isolate AdamAnt ecotype Samford, QLD, Australia chromosome 5, AdamAnt_v2, whole genome shotgun sequence DNA segment TGAAAACCAAGGTGGTTTTCCCTTAGCATTGGATGGCAGAGCTAGGACTCTGCATCAGGAAAAACTTGCTAATAGGAGTTTCCCAGTAGCTAAAATGGACAGTTTCAACAAGTAGTGAGCTCCCTGTCTCTGAAAGGAGTACAATATATACCATGTTAGAGTGGGTGGAGGGGGAGTAGTCAGAAGAGTGCTTCAGGTCAGAATGGGGTAAGAGTCCCTTTGGGAGTCTTCCAGCTCAGGGATTTCTGAATGGGGATTTACAAGGCTCAGAGAGTCCACGTCGATGATAACAGTGTGTTCCTCTTCCCAGATTTCGAATTAACCTGGGCAAGGATGAACTTGACATCGGCCTACACTTCAATCCACGCTTCAAGCCCCACTACCCAGACAATGTCATTGTCTGCAATAATGCCAAGCGAGGTATATGGTGCCAAGAAGTAAGGGAGAAGAATTCCTACTTTGCGCCAGGGGATACAGTATCGGTAAGAACCCGGGATCATATCATGGAATGTCCGGGAAGGATGCAAGAGATGTTCCCAACCTCCCCCCTTTCATTTGACAGAAGAGACCTGGAAGGGAATTCTGgtggaagaaagacaaaatactAGAGGAGAAAGGGATCAGTAGGTTTGCAAAGATCAGTGGCAAGAATCCCAGCATCCCTTGAACTGAGGAGAGGTTAGGgagaatgggagggagggagttgGAAAGGGAAGTGATGGCAATGGGATAAGAGGAGACTCTGGAGTGTACCAGAACCCATAATAAAaccttagatttagagctggagagaACTTCAGGGGATATCTTGTCttgccccttcattttacagagaaggaaactgaggttcagaatgGGGAAATCATTTCCCTAAGAATATACAGTGTCATCTAGTAAGAGTCTTGAgctcttcctgtctccaagtccaAGGTTCTATGTtcatctccttcttccttctctccattcagaTTTCCATCTTCTTTGATGGGAAGGAGTTTTTGATAAATATGCCTAATAACCATCAGATGACTTTCCCCAATCGCCTTGACTTAGAAGAGATTGACTTCATGGCAATTTATGGTGATCTCGATCTTAAAA contains these protein-coding regions:
- the LOC127564630 gene encoding galectin-1-like — protein: MSQEIFVENMKLPIGSRVNILGRIQPNAKLFRINLGKDELDIGLHFNPRFKPHYPDNVIVCNNAKRGIWCQEVREKNSYFAPGDTVSISIFFDGKEFLINMPNNHQMTFPNRLDLEEIDFMAIYGDLDLKKVDFE